A window of the Halopseudomonas phragmitis genome harbors these coding sequences:
- a CDS encoding NAD(P)/FAD-dependent oxidoreductase → MAYTPHTTSYYAASANPSPERPPLNGNHETDVCIIGAGYTGISTALFLLEHGFKVTVLEAAKVGFGASGRNGGQIVNSYSRDIDAVERSVGAQQARLIGDMAFEGGRIIRERIAKYNIQCDLKDGGVFAAFNKKQMGHLQAQKALWERYGHTQLELLDAQRIREVVNTDRYVGGMLDMSSGHIHPLNLVLGEAAAVESLGGIIHEQSKVIRIDQGERPVVHTEQGQVKADYVVVAGNAYLGNLVPQLAAKSMPCGTQVVTTEPLDPELASSLLPQDYCVEDCNYLLDYYRLSADKRLIFGGGVVYGARDPANIESLVRPNLEKTFPQLKGVKIDYAWTGNFLLTLSRLPQVGRIGNNIYYSQGCSGHGVTYTHLAGKLLAEALRGQAERFDAFAGLPHYPFPGGRLMRIPFTAMGAWYYNLRDKLGV, encoded by the coding sequence ATGGCCTATACGCCGCATACCACGTCCTACTACGCCGCATCCGCCAACCCCAGCCCTGAGCGGCCGCCGCTCAACGGCAACCACGAGACCGACGTCTGCATCATTGGCGCAGGTTATACCGGTATTTCCACCGCCCTGTTCCTGCTTGAACACGGTTTCAAGGTTACTGTACTGGAAGCCGCCAAGGTCGGGTTCGGCGCCTCAGGGCGCAACGGCGGACAGATCGTCAACAGCTATAGCCGGGACATCGATGCAGTCGAACGTAGCGTAGGCGCTCAGCAGGCCCGCCTGATCGGTGATATGGCTTTCGAGGGTGGACGCATCATTCGCGAACGGATCGCCAAGTACAACATTCAGTGCGACCTCAAAGATGGCGGCGTATTCGCAGCCTTCAACAAGAAGCAGATGGGGCACCTGCAGGCGCAAAAAGCCCTGTGGGAGCGTTACGGCCACACTCAGCTGGAATTGCTGGATGCCCAACGAATCCGCGAGGTGGTCAATACCGACCGCTATGTCGGCGGCATGCTCGACATGAGCAGCGGGCATATTCATCCGCTCAATCTGGTCCTTGGGGAGGCTGCCGCGGTTGAATCGCTGGGCGGCATCATTCACGAACAGTCCAAAGTGATTCGCATTGACCAGGGCGAACGTCCGGTAGTCCACACCGAACAGGGCCAGGTAAAAGCCGATTACGTGGTTGTCGCCGGTAACGCTTACCTGGGCAACCTGGTGCCACAACTGGCGGCCAAGTCCATGCCCTGCGGCACCCAAGTGGTAACCACCGAGCCGCTCGATCCCGAGCTGGCAAGCAGCCTGCTACCCCAGGACTACTGCGTCGAGGACTGCAACTACCTGCTCGACTACTACCGGTTGTCAGCCGACAAGCGCCTGATCTTCGGTGGTGGCGTGGTTTATGGCGCACGAGATCCAGCCAATATCGAAAGCCTGGTCCGCCCCAACCTGGAAAAGACCTTCCCTCAACTCAAGGGTGTGAAGATAGATTACGCCTGGACCGGCAATTTCCTGCTGACACTGTCGCGTCTGCCGCAGGTGGGCCGCATCGGCAACAATATCTACTACTCCCAGGGCTGCAGCGGCCACGGCGTTACCTATACCCATCTGGCCGGCAAGCTCTTGGCCGAAGCCCTGCGCGGTCAGGCCGAACGTTTCGACGCCTTTGCCGGACTGCCCCACTACCCCTTCCCCGGCGGACGGTTGATGCGCATTCCTTTCACCGCCATGGGTGCCTGGTACTACAACCTGAGGGACAAGCTCGGCGTGTAA
- a CDS encoding SprT family zinc-dependent metalloprotease: MDQLMQRLEDCYRLAEQHFGRHFPRPRVDLDLRGQRAGVAYLNDNRLRFNALMYRQNSADFLRQTVAHEVAHLIAHQLYGPRIKPHGREWQGLMTHLYGLPAQRCHTYQVPRRRSTQYLYRCGCAEHLPFTAQRHAWVTKGRQYLCRRCGNLLHFTGQQTQT, translated from the coding sequence ATGGACCAGCTCATGCAACGCCTTGAAGACTGCTATCGGCTGGCCGAACAGCATTTCGGCCGCCATTTCCCTCGCCCTCGGGTCGATCTCGACCTGCGCGGTCAGCGAGCGGGAGTCGCCTACCTGAATGACAACCGCTTGCGCTTCAATGCCCTGATGTACCGGCAGAACAGCGCCGACTTCCTGCGTCAGACCGTGGCCCACGAAGTTGCTCACCTGATTGCCCACCAGTTATACGGCCCACGGATCAAACCTCACGGCCGGGAATGGCAAGGACTGATGACCCACCTCTACGGCCTGCCCGCCCAGCGCTGCCACACGTATCAGGTACCGCGCCGACGCTCGACCCAGTACCTGTACCGCTGCGGCTGTGCCGAGCACCTGCCGTTTACCGCCCAGCGCCACGCCTGGGTGACCAAGGGGCGCCAATATCTGTGCCGCCGCTGCGGCAACCTGCTGCACTTCACTGGCCAGCAGACACAGACCTGA
- a CDS encoding MFS transporter has product MFRLLLPIGALLTGIALLLLGTGLLNTLLALRGSAEGFSDQMLGLLGSAYFVGFIVGTWLCPRLIRRMGHVRAFAFFAAATSVCVLLHSLLVDAPVWLLLRVVTGVALVGIYTVIESWLNTQAPNEHRAQVFAAYMAVNLLALAMAQQLLHLDSPLVFTLFAVAAMLVVVALMPVVATRLPQPEISDTPALPLARIWQAAPVACAGALLSGLAMGGFWGLGAVYAARMGMQTAQIAGFVSLVIIAGALLQWPLGWLSDRIDRRRAVCLVSALAALGGLLMALLGPFGQWLLVAAAVFGAGAFAVYPTVVAHLVDHLHKEDILSGNAALLMLHALGAAVGPALAGALMGLTAALALPLFFTLMFGLCAVYAWQQVRAGRDRIVEEPAHFVPMLRTSPTVLEMMLDEDPEAAEQPVNHAKSPEPADEADEPSRG; this is encoded by the coding sequence ATGTTCAGACTGTTGTTGCCGATTGGCGCCTTGCTGACCGGGATTGCCTTGCTGCTGCTGGGCACCGGGCTGCTCAATACCCTGCTGGCTCTGCGCGGCAGCGCCGAGGGGTTCTCCGACCAGATGCTGGGGCTGCTTGGCTCTGCCTATTTCGTTGGCTTCATTGTTGGTACCTGGTTGTGCCCGCGACTGATCCGGCGGATGGGACATGTGCGGGCATTTGCCTTCTTTGCGGCAGCGACCTCGGTCTGCGTGCTGCTTCACAGTCTGCTGGTCGATGCGCCGGTCTGGCTCCTGTTACGAGTGGTCACCGGCGTGGCCCTGGTCGGGATCTACACGGTGATTGAAAGCTGGCTCAATACCCAGGCACCAAATGAGCACCGTGCGCAGGTGTTTGCCGCCTATATGGCAGTCAACCTGCTGGCGCTAGCCATGGCACAACAGCTTCTGCATCTGGATAGTCCGTTGGTCTTCACTTTGTTCGCCGTGGCGGCAATGCTGGTGGTGGTCGCCTTGATGCCGGTTGTCGCCACTCGTTTACCGCAGCCCGAGATCAGTGACACACCGGCCTTGCCGCTGGCCCGGATCTGGCAAGCGGCGCCTGTTGCCTGCGCCGGCGCACTGCTCTCGGGTCTGGCGATGGGCGGGTTCTGGGGCTTGGGTGCGGTTTATGCGGCCCGTATGGGGATGCAGACGGCGCAAATCGCGGGATTCGTGTCGCTGGTGATCATTGCTGGCGCGCTACTGCAGTGGCCCTTGGGCTGGTTGTCTGATCGTATCGACCGGCGCCGGGCAGTTTGTCTGGTTTCTGCGCTGGCGGCGCTGGGCGGGCTATTGATGGCGCTGCTTGGGCCTTTCGGTCAATGGTTGCTGGTCGCTGCGGCGGTGTTTGGTGCCGGCGCCTTTGCGGTCTATCCGACAGTGGTTGCTCACCTGGTTGATCATTTACACAAGGAAGATATTTTATCCGGCAATGCCGCGCTGTTGATGCTGCATGCACTGGGTGCCGCAGTGGGGCCAGCTTTGGCTGGGGCATTGATGGGGCTGACCGCTGCATTGGCCCTGCCGCTGTTTTTTACCCTCATGTTCGGTCTGTGCGCCGTGTATGCCTGGCAGCAGGTGCGTGCAGGACGCGATCGCATCGTTGAGGAGCCGGCCCACTTCGTGCCGATGTTGCGGACCTCGCCGACCGTACTGGAAATGATGCTGGACGAAGACCCGGAGGCCGCAGAGCAGCCGGTCAATCATGCGAAATCGCCCGAACCTGCCGACGAAGCGGACGAGCCAAGCCGCGGCTGA
- a CDS encoding PA2779 family protein, with product MTFMQSTKRYLSILMAALFMLTSLTSLHVQASMVGTHELIADQQLSVDRDALKAMLADQAVQEKMASMGVSPDQVEQRINSLTASELAYFNAQLDEAPAGAGVLGVIVLFLVIFIITDMLCATNVYKFVNCINR from the coding sequence ATGACGTTCATGCAATCCACCAAGCGTTACCTGTCCATCCTGATGGCCGCGCTGTTCATGTTGACCAGTCTCACCAGTCTGCATGTTCAGGCATCCATGGTGGGCACCCACGAACTGATCGCAGACCAGCAGCTCAGTGTAGACCGCGACGCTCTCAAGGCCATGCTTGCCGACCAGGCAGTGCAGGAAAAAATGGCTAGCATGGGCGTCAGCCCCGACCAGGTCGAGCAACGCATCAACAGCCTGACCGCGTCTGAACTGGCCTACTTCAACGCCCAACTTGATGAAGCCCCGGCCGGTGCCGGCGTGCTGGGTGTGATCGTGCTGTTTCTGGTGATCTTCATCATCACTGACATGCTCTGCGCCACCAACGTCTACAAGTTCGTCAACTGCATCAACCGTTGA
- a CDS encoding flavodoxin family protein, which produces MSNKRLLIVAHAPSENTRKLVEAVLQGASHSDIEQVEALWRPPLEAVPEDVLQADAIILGTTENLGYMSGALKDFFDRCYYPVLEKKQGLPCALYIRAGMDGTGTRRAIESIVTGLRWQWVQDPLILKGEWQESFADQAYDLGLYVAAGLDNSIF; this is translated from the coding sequence ATGTCGAACAAACGTCTGCTGATCGTCGCTCATGCCCCTTCCGAGAACACTCGAAAGCTGGTGGAAGCCGTCTTGCAGGGCGCCAGCCACAGCGATATCGAGCAGGTCGAGGCACTCTGGCGCCCGCCGCTTGAAGCGGTGCCGGAAGACGTGCTGCAGGCCGATGCCATCATCCTCGGCACCACAGAGAACCTCGGCTACATGAGCGGAGCGCTCAAGGACTTCTTTGACCGCTGCTACTACCCGGTATTGGAAAAAAAGCAAGGGCTACCCTGCGCCCTGTACATCCGCGCCGGCATGGATGGCACCGGAACCCGCCGGGCAATCGAGTCGATCGTAACGGGTCTGCGCTGGCAATGGGTCCAGGATCCTCTGATCCTCAAGGGCGAGTGGCAGGAAAGCTTTGCCGACCAGGCCTATGACCTTGGTCTGTATGTGGCTGCCGGTCTGGATAACAGTATCTTCTGA